A genome region from Populus alba chromosome 3, ASM523922v2, whole genome shotgun sequence includes the following:
- the LOC118034870 gene encoding disease resistance response protein 206, translated as MRASCILLCFFMFLAVSSAYPGKKKQYKPCKELVLYFHDILYNGQNAANATSAIVAAPEGANLTILAGQNHFGNIIVFDDPITLDNNLHSPPVGRAQGLYIYDNKNTFTSWLSFTFALNSTEHQGTISFIGADPILVKSRDISVVGGTGDFFMHRGIATIMTDSFEGDVYFRLRVDVKFYECW; from the coding sequence atgagagcAAGCTGTattcttctttgtttctttatgtTTCTTGCTGTATCTTCAGCCTACCCAGGCAAGAAGAAGCAGTACAAACCATGCAAGGAGTTAGTCCTATACTTCCATGACATTCTTTACAATGGCCAGAATGCTGCCAATGCAACATCGGCAATTGTGGCGGCGCCGGAAGGGGCTAACTTAACCATCTTAGCAGGGCAGAACCATTTTGGCAACATTATAGTTTTTGATGATCCCATTACCCTCGACAACAATCTTCATTCACCACCAGTTGGGAGGGCGCAAGGCTTGTATATCTATGATAACAAGAACACCTTCACTTCTTGGCTCAGCTTTACATTTGCTCTTAATAGCACAGAACACCAAGGGACCATAAGTTTCATCGGAGCCGACCCAATTTTGGTGAAGAGTAGAGATATATCTGTGGTTGGAGGCACCGGAGATTTTTTCATGCACAGAGGAATTGCAACCATAATGACTGATTCATTTGAAGGTGATGTGTATTTCAGGCTCCGCGTCGATGTCAAATTCTATGAATGTTGGTAA